A genomic region of Leptolyngbya sp. NIES-2104 contains the following coding sequences:
- a CDS encoding polysaccharide biosynthesis tyrosine autokinase, with protein sequence MVPPIVKRYLLAVNRYKWVIPAGVIVGLGAGGVVAVQPEPPLSYIGESILVSNAPPITFSTIGSQVRQPVEAFTAETLLTNEVIEGIAKEVDIQPDVLRKGTTIKVQAGGDAKDPAAQKAQVNIAYKDGDQKRAGDVISQLSRRLVEQSRLNNTARLRSIIGAIEQRLPKVKQELSDAERTLEQYDRVEGPQLFAAQDGNIIKSISGSQQQQQQLRLQLDGINAQISSIQAKLGLDPNQAYVSSALSADPIIASLRAQLQQIESQTSVLLKDLRPEHPQVVTLRKQQQAYEEEIRKRATEVIGGNGQVTPFIANVRQDSSLDPARQQLANTLVNLQTQKESLEQQIVSTIRSEQELRQQFSSIPNKQLERTRLEDQVKLKKNLYDQMQQKLVDARAAEVEIVSSLGLSQSPTVSPTGIKAPKSIPITLAVGAIVGLVVGAGVIFLLDTLEGTIYTAEDLREAIRQRDVVILGILPLVKSFIPNDSPILVNPDSPYAEYYERFRSNLRLTESKNLRVIMMISTIENEGKTVTAYNLAIASARAGKRTLLIEADLRSSSAAHQVNLTPDPDSQLEPLRYFGQISDCIRLAPDVENLYVVPSPGPQPTAASLLESSELRRLLEDARGRFDLVILDSPPLSRCNDALILEPFTDGMVLVTRPGVTQQSLLEEAIDQLTETASLRLLGAVTNGVEVQLPRTAEEALMNDAKQWLFNSEPENVVMSDRN encoded by the coding sequence ATGGTTCCACCGATCGTCAAACGTTATTTACTCGCGGTAAATCGCTACAAGTGGGTGATTCCAGCAGGGGTCATTGTAGGTTTGGGTGCAGGCGGTGTTGTGGCAGTCCAGCCTGAGCCGCCACTAAGCTACATCGGGGAATCCATACTCGTCTCGAATGCGCCCCCAATTACGTTTTCGACGATCGGTTCTCAAGTTCGCCAACCTGTAGAAGCCTTTACAGCAGAGACACTCCTCACCAATGAAGTCATAGAAGGGATTGCCAAAGAAGTGGACATCCAGCCAGATGTGCTGAGGAAAGGAACGACCATCAAAGTTCAGGCGGGCGGTGATGCCAAAGATCCTGCGGCTCAAAAAGCTCAGGTGAATATCGCTTACAAAGATGGCGATCAGAAGCGGGCTGGAGATGTCATTAGTCAATTATCTCGTCGCTTAGTGGAACAAAGTCGATTGAATAACACGGCTCGACTCCGATCAATTATCGGCGCGATCGAACAACGCCTACCGAAAGTGAAGCAAGAACTTTCCGACGCGGAACGCACTTTAGAACAATACGATCGCGTTGAAGGACCTCAGCTATTTGCCGCTCAAGATGGCAATATCATCAAATCAATTTCAGGCAGCCAACAACAGCAACAACAGCTTCGATTGCAGTTAGATGGCATCAATGCTCAAATTAGTAGCATTCAAGCAAAGCTTGGACTCGATCCGAATCAAGCTTATGTTTCCTCAGCTTTGAGTGCTGATCCGATCATTGCCAGTCTACGTGCTCAATTGCAGCAGATTGAATCACAAACGTCTGTTTTGCTAAAAGACTTACGCCCTGAACATCCTCAAGTCGTCACATTACGAAAACAGCAGCAAGCCTACGAAGAAGAGATTCGCAAACGAGCAACTGAAGTGATCGGTGGAAACGGTCAAGTGACCCCATTCATCGCCAATGTGCGCCAAGATAGCAGTCTTGATCCGGCTCGCCAACAATTAGCAAATACATTAGTTAACCTACAAACTCAGAAAGAATCTTTAGAGCAGCAAATTGTTTCAACCATTCGATCGGAACAAGAACTTAGACAACAGTTCTCAAGCATTCCAAACAAGCAACTAGAACGAACCCGGCTTGAAGATCAAGTCAAGCTGAAAAAGAACCTCTACGATCAAATGCAGCAAAAACTCGTGGATGCGAGAGCGGCTGAAGTTGAAATCGTGAGTAGCTTAGGATTGTCTCAATCTCCGACCGTTTCGCCAACAGGTATCAAAGCTCCGAAAAGTATTCCGATCACCCTAGCAGTTGGCGCGATCGTCGGTTTAGTCGTCGGTGCAGGTGTGATCTTCCTGCTCGATACGCTTGAAGGCACAATCTACACCGCAGAAGATCTACGCGAAGCCATTCGCCAAAGAGATGTGGTAATTCTCGGCATCTTACCGCTGGTGAAATCCTTTATCCCGAACGATTCCCCGATTCTAGTCAATCCCGATTCACCTTATGCAGAATACTATGAGCGCTTCCGCAGCAATCTTCGCCTTACCGAATCGAAGAATCTGCGGGTGATCATGATGATTAGCACGATCGAGAACGAAGGTAAAACAGTCACAGCGTATAATTTAGCGATCGCGTCCGCCCGCGCTGGCAAACGCACGTTATTGATCGAAGCCGATTTACGATCGTCCTCTGCCGCCCATCAAGTCAATCTCACCCCTGATCCCGATAGCCAACTCGAACCGCTCCGCTACTTCGGACAAATCAGCGATTGTATTCGACTCGCCCCCGATGTAGAAAATCTATATGTTGTCCCAAGTCCCGGTCCTCAACCAACCGCAGCATCATTACTCGAATCAAGCGAACTCCGCCGCTTACTCGAAGATGCACGCGGACGATTTGATCTGGTGATTCTCGACTCCCCACCACTTAGCAGATGTAATGATGCCCTGATTCTAGAGCCGTTCACAGATGGCATGGTGTTGGTGACTCGTCCGGGTGTCACTCAGCAAAGCTTGCTCGAAGAAGCGATCGACCAACTCACTGAAACCGCAAGTCTTCGTTTACTCGGTGCAGTCACGAACGGCGTTGAGGTGCAATTACCGCGTACCGCTGAAGAAGCATTGATGAATGATGCGAAACAGTGGTTATTTAACTCGGAGCCGGAAAACGTGGTAATGAGCGATCGTAACTAA
- a CDS encoding type II toxin-antitoxin system HicB family antitoxin, which produces MMRYAVVIEKAPGNYSAYVPDLPGCVATGLTLEEIEQQIREAVEFHLEGMREEELQIPEPTTLCNDVEA; this is translated from the coding sequence ATGATGCGCTACGCAGTTGTGATAGAAAAAGCACCTGGAAATTATTCTGCCTACGTGCCGGATTTACCTGGCTGCGTGGCAACTGGATTAACGCTTGAAGAAATCGAACAGCAAATCCGGGAAGCAGTAGAGTTTCATTTAGAGGGAATGCGGGAAGAAGAATTACAAATCCCAGAGCCTACAACGCTTTGCAACGATGTAGAAGCTTGA
- the fabF gene encoding beta-ketoacyl-ACP synthase II: protein MTNSVNKRVVVTGLGAVTPIGNTLSEYWDGLMAGRNGIGPITLFDAARHDCRFAAEVKNFDPHQYMDRKEAKRMDRFCQFAIAATKQALEDANFKITDLNAEQVGVLIGTGIGGLKVLEDQQEVNLTKGPDRCSPFMIPMMIANMAAGLTAIHIGAKGPNSCSVTACAAGSNAIGDAFQWIRRGYAQAMICGGTEAAVTTLAVAGFAACKALSLRNDDPTHASRPFDKDRDGFVLGEGAGILLLEEMEHALARGAKIYAEIVGYGVTCDAYHITSQTPGGKDAARAMQFCMKDGELTPDQVDYVNAHGTSTPVNDPNETMAIKTALGDRARQILVSSTKSMTGHLLGGSGGIEAVATVMAIQHDRVPPTINLVEPDPECDLDYVANESRDHIVNVALSNSFGFGGHNVTLAFKKFVP from the coding sequence ATGACAAATTCGGTAAATAAGCGCGTCGTTGTGACTGGTCTGGGTGCGGTTACACCGATCGGCAATACGCTCTCTGAATATTGGGACGGCTTAATGGCGGGGCGTAACGGAATTGGTCCGATTACGCTGTTTGATGCGGCTCGGCACGATTGCCGGTTTGCGGCGGAAGTCAAAAACTTCGACCCGCATCAGTATATGGATCGCAAAGAAGCGAAACGCATGGATCGCTTTTGTCAATTCGCGATCGCAGCCACCAAACAAGCCCTTGAAGACGCAAATTTCAAAATCACTGATCTGAACGCGGAACAGGTCGGAGTCTTGATTGGAACTGGAATCGGCGGCTTGAAAGTCCTCGAAGATCAGCAAGAAGTAAATCTGACCAAAGGACCCGATCGCTGTAGTCCGTTCATGATTCCGATGATGATCGCGAACATGGCAGCAGGCTTAACCGCGATTCACATCGGCGCAAAAGGTCCAAACTCCTGTTCTGTCACCGCTTGTGCGGCAGGATCAAATGCGATCGGGGATGCGTTCCAATGGATTCGGCGCGGTTATGCTCAAGCGATGATTTGCGGTGGAACAGAAGCCGCTGTGACTACGCTGGCGGTCGCTGGATTTGCCGCCTGTAAAGCGCTTTCATTGAGAAATGACGATCCCACTCATGCCAGTCGTCCCTTTGACAAAGATCGTGATGGCTTCGTTCTTGGTGAAGGTGCAGGAATCCTCTTGCTCGAAGAAATGGAACACGCTTTAGCCCGTGGTGCGAAGATTTACGCGGAAATTGTCGGCTATGGTGTCACCTGCGATGCGTACCACATTACAAGCCAGACTCCAGGTGGAAAAGATGCCGCTAGAGCAATGCAATTCTGCATGAAAGACGGAGAATTGACTCCGGATCAGGTGGACTACGTGAATGCTCATGGAACGAGTACACCTGTCAACGATCCAAATGAGACGATGGCAATTAAAACGGCATTGGGCGATCGCGCTCGTCAAATTCTCGTCAGTTCGACCAAATCCATGACCGGACACTTACTTGGCGGTTCGGGTGGCATCGAAGCAGTCGCGACCGTGATGGCGATTCAACACGATCGCGTTCCTCCGACCATCAACTTAGTCGAACCCGATCCAGAGTGTGACTTGGATTACGTGGCGAATGAGTCCCGCGATCATATTGTCAATGTGGCACTCTCAAACTCGTTTGGGTTTGGCGGTCACAATGTCACGCTGGCGTTTAAAAAGTTTGTGCCTTGA
- a CDS encoding type II toxin-antitoxin system PemK/MazF family toxin: MWLVNFDPTVGSEIKKVRPAIIVSSDQIGRLPLKLIAPITDWKSYFEQNLWHIQIQPDIQNGLSKVSAIDALQIRGVDVQRINRKLGEASETIMQELGIAIVSIIEFQPE; the protein is encoded by the coding sequence ATTTGGCTGGTTAACTTCGATCCTACTGTCGGATCAGAGATAAAAAAGGTTCGACCTGCCATTATCGTGAGTTCTGATCAGATTGGACGATTACCGCTGAAGTTAATCGCACCAATCACAGACTGGAAGAGCTACTTTGAGCAAAATCTCTGGCATATCCAAATTCAGCCTGATATTCAAAACGGACTTTCCAAAGTTTCAGCGATCGATGCGCTACAGATTCGGGGTGTGGATGTGCAGCGCATCAATCGCAAACTGGGAGAGGCTTCGGAAACAATCATGCAGGAGCTTGGAATCGCGATTGTCAGCATCATCGAGTTTCAACCCGAATAG
- the acpP gene encoding acyl carrier protein: MSETEIFDKVQKIVADQLGVDAEKVVPAASFANDLGADSLDTVELVMALEEEFDIEIPDEAAEEIATVQSAVDYISGKVAASA, from the coding sequence ATGAGCGAGACTGAAATTTTTGATAAAGTCCAGAAAATCGTGGCGGACCAACTCGGCGTAGATGCTGAGAAAGTCGTTCCTGCTGCAAGCTTTGCGAATGATTTAGGGGCAGATTCACTCGATACCGTCGAGTTAGTCATGGCACTCGAAGAAGAATTCGACATCGAAATCCCCGACGAAGCGGCAGAAGAAATTGCCACCGTTCAATCGGCGGTTGATTACATCAGCGGAAAAGTTGCAGCCTCCGCATAA
- a CDS encoding FAD-dependent oxidoreductase — MSEQVYDVVVVGGGVAGAALLYSLAKFTDLKRIALIEKYPRVATVNSKPTNNSQTIHCGDIETNYSLEKALKVRRSADMLVRYATELPSEIRDRVIYRFDKMVIGVGAEECNIVRQRYETFKPHFTGMQLLEKSQIAEIEPHVVKANGHDRPEELVAIAVLNEHSAVNYGTLAQSMVEQAQEVSDKTVNLILGSPVQAIEQVGENYQITIANDSITARFVVVSAGGHSLLFAHRMGIGLEYSCLPVAGNFYYTPQVLNGKVYTVQNDKLPFAAIHGDPDVTEPGKTRFGPTALPLPLLERYNLQTFVDYLEVLRLDRSVSAVLWDLFSVRDIRNYIFKNFAFEVPLINRRLFLKDARKIVPSLQLEDLTFAQGVGGIRPQLIDKTQNKLILGQAEIDPGHGIRFNVTPSPGATTCLGNAETDLLRIQQHLGCNVDRTWFDAADFARSI; from the coding sequence ATGTCTGAGCAAGTCTATGATGTCGTTGTCGTGGGTGGGGGTGTTGCTGGAGCCGCGTTACTGTATTCCCTCGCAAAATTCACAGATCTCAAACGAATCGCGCTGATTGAAAAGTATCCACGAGTTGCGACCGTTAATTCAAAACCGACGAACAATAGCCAAACGATTCATTGCGGCGACATTGAGACGAACTACAGTCTAGAAAAAGCGCTCAAAGTGCGGCGATCGGCAGACATGCTCGTGCGCTATGCCACCGAATTACCCTCTGAGATTCGCGATCGCGTTATTTATCGCTTTGACAAAATGGTCATCGGTGTCGGAGCCGAAGAATGCAACATCGTCCGGCAACGCTACGAGACTTTTAAGCCGCACTTTACAGGAATGCAACTGCTCGAAAAGTCACAGATTGCAGAGATTGAACCGCACGTCGTCAAGGCGAACGGACACGATCGACCTGAAGAATTAGTCGCGATCGCGGTTCTAAATGAACACAGCGCGGTGAACTATGGCACTCTAGCGCAGTCGATGGTCGAGCAAGCTCAGGAAGTTTCAGATAAGACCGTGAACCTGATTTTAGGGAGTCCGGTGCAAGCGATCGAGCAAGTGGGGGAAAATTATCAAATTACGATCGCCAACGATTCGATCACGGCTCGATTTGTGGTGGTTTCTGCTGGAGGGCACAGTCTATTATTCGCTCACCGAATGGGCATTGGATTGGAATATTCTTGTTTACCTGTTGCGGGAAATTTCTACTACACGCCTCAAGTTCTAAATGGCAAAGTGTACACGGTTCAAAACGATAAACTGCCGTTTGCGGCGATTCATGGCGATCCGGATGTGACTGAGCCTGGAAAGACTCGATTTGGTCCGACTGCGCTCCCGTTGCCCTTGTTAGAGCGCTACAATCTCCAGACTTTTGTGGACTATCTAGAAGTGTTGCGGCTCGATCGTAGTGTGAGTGCTGTGCTTTGGGATTTGTTCAGCGTGCGAGACATTCGCAACTATATTTTCAAGAATTTCGCCTTTGAAGTGCCGCTGATCAATCGTCGTCTGTTCCTCAAAGATGCGCGGAAGATTGTGCCATCGTTGCAGCTAGAGGATTTGACCTTTGCTCAAGGGGTCGGCGGCATTCGTCCTCAGCTTATTGATAAAACTCAGAATAAGTTAATTCTGGGACAAGCAGAAATTGATCCAGGTCACGGCATTCGATTTAATGTCACTCCTTCACCGGGCGCGACTACTTGTTTAGGGAATGCCGAAACGGATTTGCTACGAATTCAGCAACATTTAGGGTGCAATGTCGATCGGACTTGGTTTGATGCAGCGGATTTTGCGCGATCGATCTGA
- a CDS encoding CoB--CoM heterodisulfide reductase iron-sulfur subunit B family protein produces the protein MALKYAYFPGCVAQGACRELDQSTKAVTRSLGIELIELKKASCCGSGTFKEDSQLLEDTVNARNIALAEELNLPLLTHCSTCQGVIGHVDERLKSADSEYLNQVNGFLKKEGCSPYKGTSEVKHLLWALVADYGLEAIAQKVTNKLSGLKCAAFYGCYLLRGQEHPYDDPFNPKSMENLFEAIGATPIYYRGRTQCCGWPLSSYATEQSFKMAGTHIEEAIAAGADCIVTPCPLCHLNLDSRQPEVEQVIGKTLGLPVLHLSQLVALAIGVSPQELGLDRHIVSTKSVLAKLGR, from the coding sequence ATGGCACTGAAGTACGCTTATTTTCCCGGTTGTGTGGCGCAGGGAGCTTGCCGCGAGTTGGATCAATCGACGAAAGCCGTGACGCGATCGCTCGGTATCGAGTTGATCGAACTCAAAAAAGCCTCGTGTTGCGGATCGGGAACGTTTAAGGAAGATTCTCAACTGCTCGAAGATACGGTCAATGCTAGAAATATCGCATTAGCTGAAGAATTAAATCTGCCGTTATTGACGCATTGCAGTACGTGTCAGGGTGTGATCGGTCATGTCGATGAACGGTTAAAGTCGGCGGATTCAGAGTATTTGAATCAGGTGAATGGATTTCTGAAAAAAGAAGGCTGTTCGCCGTACAAAGGAACGAGCGAAGTTAAACATTTACTGTGGGCACTGGTGGCAGATTACGGATTAGAAGCGATCGCCCAAAAAGTCACAAATAAACTCTCTGGGCTAAAATGTGCAGCGTTTTACGGTTGTTACTTACTGCGCGGACAAGAACACCCCTACGATGATCCGTTTAATCCGAAATCGATGGAAAACTTGTTTGAAGCGATCGGCGCAACTCCAATTTACTACCGGGGTCGGACTCAGTGCTGTGGATGGCCGCTTTCGAGTTATGCGACTGAGCAATCTTTCAAAATGGCAGGAACGCATATCGAAGAAGCGATCGCTGCGGGAGCCGATTGTATCGTTACCCCTTGCCCGCTCTGTCACTTAAATTTAGATTCTCGTCAGCCGGAAGTCGAACAAGTGATCGGAAAAACGCTCGGTTTACCCGTGTTGCATTTATCGCAATTGGTGGCACTCGCGATCGGCGTTTCACCGCAAGAATTGGGACTCGATCGACATATTGTTTCGACGAAATCCGTTCTGGCAAAACTGGGACGATAG
- a CDS encoding diguanylate cyclase domain-containing protein: MMFTVRQAGKFLIQPLIPLVQVQPSLTRHTLINLLIRMTGIFLISALLTYGHIVGQAQFATQEQLQKYVTERGKREEAIFQLAADRHNLLKQAFAAQPSPAQPLTRLLDWSDGTHRNFPEHQDWHQFEGQSKPSIFVGRNVPLTVPLQRQIQRFEQLLLQYAPAWRDRFINTWIASPENVAVTYWPEVPGPLMVAGDFDVRNEKFFYLSDRDHDPQRKTVWTDAYQDPASPDWVVSVVTPIDNAAGEHVASVGNDIVLNSLIDRTNVDRLAGTYNLIVRQDGQLIAHPDFTTQIAAKRGTLRVQDLADPHLSRILALIQSTNSDDQLQTARVIENDRDREYIAVTRLAGPDWYFVTVYPQSLMQGSAGSAARFVLLSGGIALLVEMVFIYRALNVQVTQPLAQLLHSTEQLTQGDFEVQLPTSRQDELGRLSKAFIQMSDQLKMMFATLEEQVAQRTVELEAANQELQQLLHLDGLTQVANRRCFDEYLAQEWLRLRREQQPLGLILCDVDFFKQYNDCYGHLAGDECLQRVAQHIKCAIARPADLVARYGGEEFAVILPNTSLTGVVTVAKKIQAQILQAQIPHSGSKISEFVTLSLGVVSFIPHSETTFVSLIKQADAALYSAKQQGRDRIQMGCEPCSIAAEK; this comes from the coding sequence ATGATGTTTACGGTGCGCCAAGCTGGAAAATTCTTGATTCAGCCATTGATTCCGCTTGTGCAAGTTCAGCCTTCGTTGACGCGCCATACCTTGATCAATTTGCTGATTCGGATGACAGGAATATTCCTCATTTCTGCGCTGCTGACTTATGGGCACATTGTCGGACAAGCGCAGTTTGCCACACAGGAACAGCTTCAGAAATACGTCACTGAGCGGGGTAAGCGTGAGGAAGCTATCTTTCAACTTGCCGCCGATCGTCATAATTTGCTCAAGCAAGCTTTTGCTGCTCAACCCTCGCCTGCTCAACCTTTGACGCGGTTGCTTGATTGGTCAGATGGCACGCACCGCAATTTTCCAGAACACCAGGATTGGCATCAGTTTGAGGGTCAGTCAAAGCCATCGATTTTTGTCGGGCGAAATGTTCCTCTAACTGTACCGCTTCAACGTCAGATTCAGCGCTTTGAGCAGTTGCTGTTGCAGTATGCCCCTGCATGGCGCGATCGCTTTATCAATACCTGGATCGCATCCCCGGAAAATGTCGCTGTCACTTACTGGCCCGAAGTGCCCGGACCGCTAATGGTCGCGGGTGATTTTGATGTTCGCAATGAAAAGTTTTTCTACCTCTCCGATCGCGATCATGATCCGCAGCGGAAAACCGTTTGGACAGATGCTTATCAAGATCCAGCTAGCCCAGATTGGGTCGTTTCTGTCGTCACTCCGATCGACAATGCCGCAGGAGAGCACGTTGCCAGTGTGGGCAATGATATTGTGTTGAACAGTTTGATCGACCGCACAAATGTCGATCGCTTAGCTGGAACGTATAACCTGATTGTGCGGCAGGATGGTCAATTGATTGCTCATCCCGATTTCACGACTCAGATCGCGGCAAAGCGCGGAACATTGAGAGTACAAGACCTAGCCGATCCCCATCTCAGTCGTATTCTCGCTTTGATTCAATCCACCAACTCGGATGATCAGTTGCAGACTGCACGAGTGATTGAAAACGATCGCGATCGCGAATATATTGCAGTGACTCGACTAGCGGGTCCGGACTGGTATTTTGTCACGGTTTATCCTCAATCTTTGATGCAGGGTAGTGCCGGGAGTGCAGCACGATTCGTTTTGCTGTCTGGCGGAATTGCGCTCTTGGTCGAAATGGTGTTTATCTATCGTGCTTTAAATGTGCAAGTCACCCAACCCCTCGCTCAACTTCTGCACTCGACCGAGCAGTTAACTCAGGGCGATTTTGAGGTGCAGTTACCGACCTCAAGGCAGGACGAACTGGGACGACTGTCGAAAGCATTTATCCAAATGTCAGACCAGTTAAAAATGATGTTCGCCACCCTAGAGGAGCAGGTTGCTCAGCGGACGGTTGAGCTAGAGGCTGCCAATCAAGAACTTCAGCAACTTTTGCACCTAGACGGACTCACTCAGGTTGCAAATCGGCGGTGTTTTGATGAGTATTTAGCTCAGGAATGGTTGCGGCTCCGTCGTGAACAGCAACCGCTCGGACTGATTCTTTGTGATGTCGATTTTTTCAAACAGTACAATGATTGCTATGGACATTTAGCGGGAGATGAGTGTTTGCAGCGGGTAGCGCAGCACATCAAATGTGCGATCGCTCGTCCAGCGGATTTAGTGGCGCGTTACGGGGGTGAAGAGTTTGCCGTGATTTTGCCGAATACTTCGTTGACTGGAGTGGTGACTGTTGCGAAAAAAATTCAAGCGCAAATTTTGCAGGCTCAGATTCCTCACTCTGGCTCTAAAATCAGCGAATTCGTAACGCTGAGTCTTGGTGTCGTGAGTTTCATCCCCCATTCAGAAACAACGTTTGTATCCCTAATCAAGCAGGCTGATGCAGCTCTTTACAGTGCAAAGCAGCAGGGGCGCGATCGAATTCAAATGGGGTGTGAGCCATGTTCGATCGCTGCTGAGAAGTAG
- the tkt gene encoding transketolase has protein sequence MVVAAQSLEELCINSIRFLAIDAVEKAKSGHPGLPMGAAPMSFVLWDKFLRFNPKNPKWFNRDRFVLSAGHGSMLQYALLYLAGYDSVTIEDIKQFRQLGSRTPGHPENFETLGIEVTTGPLGQGICNGVGLAMAEAHLAAKFNKPDATIVDHYTYVILGDGCNMEGVSGEACSLAGHLGLGKLIALYDDNHISIDGDTAVSFTEDVGKRYEAYGWQVIVVPDGDTNLEAIQAAIEEAKKDTERPTLIKVRTTIGFGSPNKANTAGVHGAALGGDEVSATRKNLGWDYEPFEVPEDALNHWRKAIERGAKLEEDWNAAFANYKSKYADEAAEFERQISGKLPDGWEKALPTYTPEDKGLATRQTSEKTLNAIAQVVPELIGGSADLTHSNLTLLKGFGDFQKGSYQNRNLRFGVREHGMGAICNGIALHGSGLIPYCATFLVFADYMRAAIRLSALSEAQVIYVMTHDSVALGEDGPTHQPVETIASLRAIPNLLVFRPADGNETSGAYKIAIERRNQPSLLAMTRQALPNLDGSSIDAVSRGAYILSGSDDLPDIILVGTGSEVSLCVTAAEKLRAEGHKVRVVSMPCWELFEEQDEAYKNTIFPKADQKRLVVEAASSFGWQKYMGSEGDMISIERFGISAPGGEAMKKFGYTVENVVDRAKAVIGK, from the coding sequence ATGGTCGTTGCAGCCCAGTCACTCGAAGAACTTTGCATTAATTCGATTCGCTTTTTAGCGATCGATGCCGTTGAAAAGGCAAAATCCGGACACCCAGGTTTGCCGATGGGTGCGGCTCCGATGTCGTTCGTGCTGTGGGATAAGTTCCTGCGGTTCAATCCGAAGAATCCGAAATGGTTTAATCGCGATCGCTTCGTTCTGTCCGCGGGTCACGGTTCGATGCTGCAATATGCACTGCTTTACTTGGCGGGTTACGACAGTGTAACGATCGAGGATATCAAACAGTTTCGCCAACTCGGATCGCGCACTCCTGGACACCCCGAAAACTTTGAAACTCTGGGCATTGAAGTCACCACAGGTCCTTTAGGTCAAGGCATCTGTAACGGTGTCGGTCTGGCAATGGCGGAAGCGCACTTAGCCGCGAAGTTTAACAAGCCCGATGCCACGATCGTCGATCACTACACGTATGTGATTTTGGGCGACGGCTGCAATATGGAAGGCGTTTCCGGTGAAGCGTGTTCGCTGGCTGGACACTTGGGACTGGGCAAACTGATCGCACTGTACGACGATAACCACATCTCGATCGATGGTGACACCGCTGTTTCGTTTACTGAAGATGTCGGTAAGCGTTATGAAGCTTACGGATGGCAAGTCATTGTCGTTCCCGATGGGGATACTAATTTAGAAGCCATTCAAGCAGCGATCGAAGAAGCGAAAAAAGACACCGAAAGACCGACCCTGATCAAAGTCAGAACCACGATCGGTTTTGGTTCACCGAACAAAGCCAACACCGCAGGCGTTCACGGTGCAGCGTTGGGTGGCGATGAAGTGAGCGCAACTCGGAAGAATTTAGGTTGGGATTACGAACCGTTTGAAGTGCCTGAAGATGCACTGAACCACTGGCGTAAAGCGATCGAGCGCGGTGCAAAACTCGAAGAAGACTGGAATGCAGCATTTGCAAACTATAAATCGAAGTATGCAGACGAAGCGGCAGAATTCGAGCGGCAAATCAGCGGCAAACTTCCTGATGGTTGGGAGAAAGCTTTACCGACTTACACCCCCGAAGATAAAGGACTGGCGACTCGTCAAACTTCAGAAAAAACGCTGAATGCGATCGCTCAAGTTGTTCCCGAACTGATCGGCGGTTCCGCTGACTTGACTCACTCGAACTTGACCTTACTCAAAGGCTTCGGTGACTTCCAAAAAGGCTCTTACCAAAATCGTAACCTCCGCTTCGGAGTGCGCGAACACGGTATGGGCGCAATCTGTAACGGGATTGCTCTACACGGTTCCGGTCTGATTCCGTACTGCGCGACTTTCTTGGTGTTTGCCGACTACATGAGAGCAGCGATTCGTCTCTCGGCACTGTCCGAAGCTCAAGTGATCTATGTGATGACGCACGATTCAGTGGCGTTAGGTGAAGACGGTCCGACTCACCAACCGGTTGAAACGATCGCATCTTTACGTGCAATCCCGAATCTCTTAGTGTTCCGTCCCGCAGATGGTAACGAAACCTCTGGCGCGTACAAAATTGCGATCGAGCGTCGCAATCAGCCGTCACTTTTGGCAATGACTCGTCAGGCGTTACCGAACTTGGATGGAAGCTCGATCGATGCCGTTTCTCGCGGTGCTTACATCCTTTCTGGCAGCGACGACCTACCCGACATCATTTTGGTAGGAACTGGAAGCGAAGTGAGTCTTTGTGTCACTGCGGCTGAAAAACTTCGGGCTGAAGGTCACAAAGTTCGCGTCGTATCGATGCCCTGTTGGGAACTGTTCGAGGAGCAAGACGAAGCTTACAAGAACACCATTTTCCCGAAAGCGGATCAAAAACGTCTCGTCGTTGAAGCAGCTTCTAGCTTCGGTTGGCAGAAATACATGGGCAGCGAAGGCGACATGATCAGCATCGAGCGCTTCGGAATTTCGGCTCCGGGCGGTGAAGCGATGAAGAAATTCGGCTACACCGTTGAAAATGTTGTCGATCGTGCGAAAGCGGTCATCGGCAAATAA